The Candidatus Hydrogenedentota bacterium genome contains the following window.
CTGCGGGTACGGCATGTCCACCAGCAGGATTTCATCGAAGTCCAGCAGGGGGTTGCTGAACAGAAGGACGCGCTTGGCTTCCCGGACCGCCAGATAGAGGTCGCGCTCGTCCCCTTTCCCCTGCGCGGCTCTTCGTTCCAGAGCCGCCAGTTCCGCCAGTTCCCTGGCGTGGTCGCCCGGGATGCGGGCGGCGAGGTCGCGGGCCCACTGGATTTCCTCGCGGATGCGCGTCTTGAGCGGAACGCCCTCCGCCTGGTGCATCCAGTCCCGCACCAGGGCGTCGCGGGCCTCCTCCGGCGTGAGGGCGCGGGTCTCGGGGGTTTCCGGGGTGACAAACGGCGCGACGGGCTCGCTGACGCGGGGGCGGAAGGCGACCCTCGGCCCCATGGCGAGCACCAGCTCCAGCCACTCGGGGGAGGTGTGGGCGGCGTCCCCCTGCGCGGCCAGGGCGTCATACCTCGCCTTCAGGGCGTCGGCCTCGCGCCACTGGTCCCGCGCTTCCGGGGTCTGGCGGGACCACTGGTCCTCCGTGAGGGGCTTGTATTCCAGGAGCAGCTCCGCCAGGGCGGCGGCGCGCTCCACGAGCACACGGTTGTCGGGGTCCCGCAGGCAGGCCACCGCGGGAACGCCCGCATAGTCCGCAAAGGCCGCGCATTCCTCCGGGAAATCCGCCCGGAGTCTTCGGGCCAGCGCGTTTTGCAGGTCCGCGTCCATCGGCGGCGCGGCGGAGGTGATTCTTGAGCGGACATCCGCGAAGGTTTCCGCAAAGGAGTCCCGCCGGGTGTAGACGGCCGCCGCCGCGGCGTCCAGGCGCGCCGTGCGGGCCGCCAGCAGGTCGTTTCCGTGGGTGAACAGGGCGCGAATGTCGGAACGGGAGAGGGCCCCGTTGTAGATGCGCAGGTCGTCCATCTCGCCCTGGAAATGCTCGTTGGTTCCCCCGCTGGAACCGATGAAGGCGGGCTGGCCATGGGCGGAGGCGATCCGGCCCCGGCGTTCCAGGGAGCCCCGTTCCTTGCCGTCAAGGAAAACCCGCAGAAAACGTCCGTCGAAGGTGGCCGCGCAGTGGTGCCACGCGCCGTCCAGCACGGCGCCCGGGTCAACAGCCGCGTCGCATTCCATGTACCCGCCCACGTTGAGGCCGAAGGAGAGGATTTCCCCGCCCTGCTGGAACGAGAACAGGATGCGGTCGTCCCCGTTCTCCTGGCGGAAGAGTTCGCGGTATCCGCCGAGGTCCGACGGGCGCACCCACACGGAGAGGGACAGGGCGCGCATGCGGGGCTGCCCAAAGGCGGGCACACGCAGGGCGTGGGTGTTCTGGAGAGCGACGGCATCGCCGTAGACGCCCCGGCCCGCCGCCATGCCGCCGGTCGCCTGCGCGGCGAGCTCCGCGCTTCCCGACACATCGGAAAGAACGCCCTCCGCAGCGCCGCTGTCAAAGGTCCAGTGCGCGAGGAGGGGCGTGTCGAGGGACGGCGGGGTGTCCGCAGCGGGCTCGCCAAGGGCGGCGCAGGAAAGGAGGACGGCTAGGGCCGCGCAGGGAATCCAGGAGGGGTGTTTGGAAGTCATCATTGCGTACCGCCCAAGTGTTTCGTCCATTGTTCCACGGACCTCCGGTGAAAGTCCACTGTGAATGGAATGGATGGCGTCGGGAGTCAGGGAAAGACGGGCGATTCCCGGAGGCTTTCCGGGAACGAGATGGCGTCGCTTCGCTCGCCATGACGGCTTGGACGACGGCCTTGTGATGACCCGGGCGTCAACGCGTCATGGCGAGCGAAGCGACGCCATCTCGTTCCCGCCGCCGCGTGTCCCCCCACACGTCTTTCCGCTGGCCGGGCACAGTACAGTGTGTGCAAATTCCCCTCGCCGGTCGGTACGATAGGGCGCACACCCACAGGATGGAGCAGGCATGAGCGGATTTTGGAATGTTGTCTGTCTTTTCGCAGGGACGCTGGCGTTTTGCCTTGGGCCGCAGGCAGTCTCCCGGGCTCAGGAGGCTTCCGCCCCGGTCACGGTGACCTTCGCGGCGCAGGCGAACCGGCATCCGGTGTCGGGATTCGGCGGGGAATGGGACCCGCATTTCTGGACGGAGCGCAACGGCCGCCGCGGCTGCGATGAGGCGGCGTGGCGGGCGCTGACGGACCGCATCCGCGGCATGGGGGTGTCCCGCGTGCGCACGTCGGTGCTGCCGGACTGGTATGAGCCGGAAAACGACAACGCGGACCCGGCGGTTACGGACGGCGCGGCGTTCACCTGGGACAGCGAGCAGATGCTTTCGCTGCGCCGCCAGCTCGACTTCTGCCAGGAGGCGGGCATCCGGGTCACGCTGACCTGGTGGTGCGCCCCCGCGCGGATTGCGGGCGGGAGGCCCTACTGGCTGGGCTTTGCCGGGTCGAAGCAGTGGTGCTCCGCGCCGAACGACGCGGCGGAGTGCGCGGAGAACATCGCCGCCGTCCTCCGGCACCTCGTGGTGGACCGGGGCTACTCCTGCATAGACGCGTTCACCTTCATGAACGAGCCGGACTGGACCTATCTGAACGACGAGAACCGGGTGGATTTCGGGCATTACGCGGAGGTGTGCCGGGCGATCCATGAGCGGCTGGTCCGCGAGGGGTTGCGGGACCGGCTGGAGCTGGACCTCGCCGATGACAGCTCGCACCGGGGATGGCTCCAGCAGACCGCCGGGGCCCTGGGCGGGGTGTCGGACCGGCTGAACGCCCACAGTTATGTGTTCTCCTGCGGGGATTCCGGTTATGCGCCGGCCATGCGGGTCTGGGTGCGGGACCGGGTGGCGTGGAGCGGCGCCCTCCCCTTTTCCGTCAATGAGCTGGGCACCCGGCATGTCCAGGGGGCCTACACGGCCACGGACATTGAGACCTTCGAGCGCGGGTTCTGCGTCGCCCAGTTCGCCCTGCTTGGGCTGAACGAGGGCATGACGGGCGCCCTGTTCTGGGGGCTGCACGACCAGTATTACTACGACGGGAACCCGGAGGACGGGAGCAACGGCGGGCTGATGAAGACGAACCTCATGGCCTATGCCGACGAGGGGTGGCGCATGCGCCCCGCCGGGGAGGCCTGGTCGCTGGTGTGCCGGGCCGCGCCGCGCGGCGCGCGGGCGCATGCCGGCGCGTCGGACAGTCCCGAGGTGGACGGTGTGGCGCTGGTGCCGCCGGACGGCGGGGGCGTGAACCTGCTGCTGGTGAACCGGGCCGCTGCGGCGCGGAAGGTCGCGCTGCGCGGGATTCCGGGGGGTGCGGTTCCCCTGGAGAAGGCGGAGGTCAGCGCCTTTGGCCGCAACGGCGCCTCCGGTCCCGAGACGCGGGTGTGGACGGAGACAACGGGGCTTGAGCTGCCCCCGGAGACGTTCCTGCTGGTGCGCCTTTCCGGGCCGAAGAAGTGAGCCTCCCAACAGGGGACTAGTTGGCGGCATCCTCTTCGGGCACGCGGTACTGTTCCCGGAGCCGGGCGAGTTCCGACTTCAGCGCGGCGACCTGGTCCGCATAGTCCGGGTTGGCGTACTGGTTCTTCATTTCCTGGGGGTCTTTTTCGAGGTCGTAGAACTCCCACTCGCCGAGGGTGTGGAAATGGGCGAGTTTATAGCGGTCGGTGCGCACCCCGTAGTGCTTGTAGACGTTGTGAACCTTTCCCTCCCCCTCGAAGTACTGGTAATAGAGGGAGCTGCGCCAGTTGGCGGGCTGTTCACCCCTCATGAGGGGCACGAGGCTGAGGCCCTGCATGGTTTCCGGCACCGGGACGCCCGCGATGGCGAGGAAGGTCTCGGCCATGTCGAGGTTCTGGACCAGGCTGCCGGCGCTGGAGCCGGGCTGGATGACGCCGGGCCACTGGGCGACCAGGGGCGTCCGGAAGGACTCCTCGTAGATGAAGCGCTTGTCAAACCATCCGTGCTCGCCGAGGTAGAAGCTTTGGTCGGAGGAGTAGAAGACGACGGTGTTTCTGTCAAGGCCGCTTTTTTCGAGGTAGTCCAGGACCCTGCCGACGTTGTCATCCACCGAGCGGATGCACCGCAGATAGTCCTGCATGTACTGCTGGTACTTCCAGCGGACCAGCGCCTCGCCCTGGAGGTCGCCCGTCTCATACTCCTGTTTCCGGCGGGCATAGGCGGCGTCCCAGGCGGCGCGCTGCTCCCCGGTCATGCGCCCGCAGGTGCGCTTCCACGAGCCCATGTCCTCCTTGGGGATTTCATCCCCCCACACCTTGAGGTCGGAGGTGACGCGCATGGTCTTCTCGATGGACATGTCCTGCTCGCGGGCGGCGGTGCCCCGGCCGGCGTAGTCGTCGAACAGGGTGGGCGGCTCGGGGATTTCCACGTCGTTGAAGTCGTTGAGATGGTCGGGGCCGGGCTCCCATTCGCGGTGGGGGGCCTTGTGCTGGATCATGACCATGAACGGCTTCTGCGGGTCCCGCCGGTGCTGCATCCAGTCAAGGGCCTTGTCCGTGATGATGTCCGTGACGTAGCCCGCCTCCCGTTTCGTGCCCTGTGCGGACTGGAAGTCCGGGTTGT
Protein-coding sequences here:
- a CDS encoding sulfatase, with the translated sequence MQQAAAGATAALAAATTRNSACAEARCPNIVWIFSDDHAQKAVSAYGGPLSTIAPTPNIDRIAQNGMIFRNSFVTNSLCGPCRAVILTGLHSHLNGFRQNGDRFDGSQQTFPKLLQQAGYQTAVYGKWHLETDPTGFDAWEILPGQGCYYNPDFQSAQGTKREAGYVTDIITDKALDWMQHRRDPQKPFMVMIQHKAPHREWEPGPDHLNDFNDVEIPEPPTLFDDYAGRGTAAREQDMSIEKTMRVTSDLKVWGDEIPKEDMGSWKRTCGRMTGEQRAAWDAAYARRKQEYETGDLQGEALVRWKYQQYMQDYLRCIRSVDDNVGRVLDYLEKSGLDRNTVVFYSSDQSFYLGEHGWFDKRFIYEESFRTPLVAQWPGVIQPGSSAGSLVQNLDMAETFLAIAGVPVPETMQGLSLVPLMRGEQPANWRSSLYYQYFEGEGKVHNVYKHYGVRTDRYKLAHFHTLGEWEFYDLEKDPQEMKNQYANPDYADQVAALKSELARLREQYRVPEEDAAN